Genomic DNA from Frondihabitans sp. PAMC 28766:
ACGGTGCCGGCCAGAGGCGCGTCGATGCCGGCCAGGATGCGCAGCAGGGTCGACTTACCGGCTCCGTTCACCCCGACCACCCCGACGACGTCGCCCGGGGCCACGGTGAGGTCGAGCCCCTCGAAGAGCGTCCGCGCGGCGTGGCCACCCGCGATCCCCTTGGCTACCAGCGTCCCAGTCATACGACCATCGTCGCATCCTGAGGTTGCCGGGCCGTCCGACCGCCCGACGCGACGACCTCATCCGAGACGTCCGAGAGCCGATCCTGCCCGAGCTAGCGCCGGACGTGCAACGGGATGCCCGCGGCCACGTCGCGCGCGTCGGCCTCAGGGTCGCGGCCGACGCCGAGGATCGGCTCGATCACGCTGTCGATGACCCGGGCGACGAAGGCCTCGTCGAGGGGCAGTTCGCGCTCGGCTGCGTGCTCCGTCGCGAGCGAGTGGACGGCGCGCGTGACGAAAGCGGCGTCGTAGCGCAGCGCCGGGGCCTCGCCGCGAGTGACGGCGCGGCGCACGACGACGGTCAGCGACCGCGTGCGCTCGGCGTGGGTGGCGGCGTCGAACGCACGCCAGATGTCGGGATCGCGGGAGATCGCGGCGATCACATGCCGGAACTCCGACGGCGGGTAGCCCATCGGGCTGACCCACATTCGCACGAGCTCTTCGAGGTCGGTGCGGAGAGCGCCGGTGTTCGGGATGGCGTTGTCGACGTCGAACGCGGCGACGGCGTCTCGCACGAGCGACCGCTTGTCGTCCCATCGCCGGAAGATGGTGGCCTTCGAGGCCCCGGCCCGTTCGGCGACCCGGTTCATCGTGAGGGCGTCGATGCCGATCTCGGCGATCAGCTCTTGGGTGACGCGCAGGAGGCGCCCTTCCACGAGGGGGTCACGCGGCCGACCGACTCTGCGCGCTCCCGTGGTTTCCACGTAATCAGCCTAGACCGCAGGGTTCGGCGGCTCGGGCGAGAGGGCGTGCCCGGCCCCGACATGGAGACGACGTGAAGCAGAAGCAGACGGAAGCCCCCGCCGGAACGTGTGGTGAAATCACGCTGCGGAGGGGGCTCCAATCGAAGGTGCCCTTCTCAGCCGACAGAGGGGAT
This window encodes:
- a CDS encoding TetR-like C-terminal domain-containing protein, with product METTGARRVGRPRDPLVEGRLLRVTQELIAEIGIDALTMNRVAERAGASKATIFRRWDDKRSLVRDAVAAFDVDNAIPNTGALRTDLEELVRMWVSPMGYPPSEFRHVIAAISRDPDIWRAFDAATHAERTRSLTVVVRRAVTRGEAPALRYDAAFVTRAVHSLATEHAAERELPLDEAFVARVIDSVIEPILGVGRDPEADARDVAAGIPLHVRR